From Xyrauchen texanus isolate HMW12.3.18 chromosome 9, RBS_HiC_50CHRs, whole genome shotgun sequence, the proteins below share one genomic window:
- the LOC127649457 gene encoding guanylate-binding protein 1-like gives MACMSAPVCFIETDGNGQLIVRKEAKDILDSIREPVVVVSVVGLYRTGKSYLMNRLAGQQSGFALGSTIESKTKGIWMWCVPHPSKAGHTLVLLDTEGLGDVDKGDGKHDTWIFCLALLLSSTLVYNSLGVIDNMALEKLHYVTELREHIRVKSVREDKDDSAEFMSIFPAFVWTVRDFTLELIRNNETITSDEYLEGALTLKAGSSPQTEKYNLPRRCLRNFFAVRKCFVFPRPAGTKEMRRMEQLTEAELDPDFLQEAKMFCKYIYGSAESKTVTEGRTVTGTVLGSLAELYVEAIRTGNVPCLENAVVSLAQIHNAQAVDEALQFYRTEIFSLIQIPVDPKQLSSLHESAEKKAIKVFMSTSFNDTEQIYQRELAKKIQKEYEDLCEQNKEASVRECQTILLRVFEPLENALCDGSYMKPGGYKQYRDKLSQLAEEYRSQTHTQIMSEEVLSKYWEEKEDSGMIILAADDSLTEAQHQQEVARLQNDVLQQKQKGLEEQNLVNLQMIQDMQRTQDEHVKQITERMEKEQERMRQDNDRVMEAKLKEREALLQLGFQKEASRLQMEINSLRSQRSSGGFFCSIS, from the exons ATGGCATGTATGTCAGCCCCagtgtgttttattgaaactgaTGGGAATGGGCAGTTAATTGTGAGAAAAGAGGCCAAAGATATTCTGGACAGTATCAGAGAGCCGGTGGTCGTGGTGTCTGTGGTGGGACTTTATCGTACGGGAAAATCTTACCTCATGAACCGCCTGGCAGGACAACAGTCAG GCTTTGCTCTTGGCAGCACTATTGAGTCCAAGACCAAAGGCATTTGGATGTGGTGTGTCCCTCACCCCTCTAAAGCAGGACACACTCTGGTGCTGCTGGACACTGAGGGACTTGGTGACGTAGACAAG GGAGATGGAAAACATGACACCTGGATCTTTTGTCTGGCTCTTCTGCTCAGTAGCACTTTGGTGTACAACAGCTTAGGAGTCATAGACAATATGGCACTGGAAAAACTGCA TTATGTGACAGAGCTGAGAGAGCACATCCGCGTGAAGTCGGTGAGAGAAGACAAGGATGATTCTGCAGAATTCATGAGCATTTTTCCAGCATTTGTCTGGACAGTTCGTGACTTCACTCTGGAACTAATAAGGAACAATGAAACGATCACATCCGATGAATATCTGGAAGGCGCTTTGACACTCAAGGCTG gcagTTCCCCTCAGACTGAGAAGTATAACCTGCCCCGCCGCTGTCTGCGGAATTTCTTTGCGGTGAGAAAGTGTTTTGTGTTTCCTCGGCCTGCTGGAACGAAGGAGATGAGAAGAATGGAGCAGCTGACTGAAGCAGAGCTGGATCCAGATTTCCTGCAGGAAGCAAAAATGTTCTGCAAATATATCTACGGCAGTGCAGAGTCGAAAACTGTCACGGAAGGTCGCACAGTCACTGGAACAG TTCTGGGTAGTCTGGCTGAGTTGTATGTTGAGGCGATCCGTACAGGAAATGTTCCATGTCTGGAAAATGCAGTGGTGTCCCTGGCTCAGATCCATAATGCCCAAGCAGTAGATGAGGCCCTGCAGTTCTACAGGACTGAGATCTTCAGTTTGATCCAGATTCCAGTTGATCCAAAACAGCTATCCAGCCTCCATGAAAGTGCAGAGAAGAAAGCCATTAAAGTTTTCATGAGCACATCCTTCAATGACACAGAGCAGATATACCAACGAGAACTTGCG AAGAAGATTCAAAAAGAATATGAAGATTTGTGTGAACAGAATAAGGAAGCATCTGTGAGAGAGTGTCAGACAATTCTGCTTCGTGTGTTTGAGCCACTGGAAAATGCCCTCTGTGATGGATCTTATATGAAACCTGGAGGATACAAACAGTACagagacaaactttcacagctaGCTGAGGAGTAcagatcacaaacacacacacaaataatg AGTGAGGAGGTGTTGAGTAAATATTGGGAAGAGAAGGAGGATTCTGGAATGATCATTTTAGCCGCTGATGATTCTCTAACTGAAGCACAACACCAGCAAGAAg TTGCAAGACTACAGAATGATGTCTTACAACAGAAGCAAAAGGGTCTAGAGGAACAAAACCTGGTAAATCTTCAGATGATTCAAGACATGCAAAGAACCCAAGATGAGCATGTTAAGCAGATCACAGAGAGGATGGAGAAAGAACAGGAGAGAATGAGGCAAGACAATGATCGAGTGATGGAAGCCAAACTTAAG GAGAGGGAGGCTCTTCTACAGCTTGGCTTTCAGAAGGAGGCTTCACGCCTGCAGATGGAGATCAACAGTCTGAGATCTCAGAGGAGCAGTGGAGGATTCTTTTGCAGCATCTCCTGA